One genomic region from Mangifera indica cultivar Alphonso chromosome 17, CATAS_Mindica_2.1, whole genome shotgun sequence encodes:
- the LOC123199996 gene encoding 2-methylpropanoate--CoA ligase CCL4-like: protein MEELKLSSANSCSLTPLGFLERAATVYADSPSIIYHETTYTWSQTHSRCLQLASSLSSLGVGKGHVVSVVAPNIPAMYELQFAVPFTGAILNNINTRLDVRTVSVLLQHSQSKLIFVDHQSRSLVLNAVALFQSNVKPPSLVLITDEYDDASSQTVDSHFLCSYQSLVANGDPGFKWVRPEREWDPLVLNYTSGTTSSPKGVVHCHRGIFIVTVDSLTDWSVPKQPVFLWTLPMFHSNGWCFPWGMAAVGGTNICLRKFNASVIYDSIRRHGVTHMCGAPVVLNMLSNSPANQPLKNPVNILTGGAPPPAAVLLRTESLGFIVSHGYGLTETGGIVVSCAWKSQWNILPATERARLKARQGVRTIGLTEVDVVDPQSGVSVTRDGSTLGEIVLRGGCIMLGYLKDPIGTRKCLKESGWFYTGDVGVMHADGYLEIRDRSKDVIISGGENLSSVEVESVLYTHPAVNEAAVVARPDEFWGETPCAFVSLKSDLSMKPTEKEIIEYCRNRLPHFTVPKTVVFKEELPKTSTGKIQKFLLREIAKGMGSGGVSRM, encoded by the coding sequence ATGGAAGAATTAAAGCTCTCCTCTGCAAATTCATGCTCATTAACTCCGTTAGGTTTCTTGGAAAGAGCTGCAACTGTTTACGCTGATTCTCCTTCCATCATTTACCATGAAACTACTTACACTTGGTCCCAAACCCACTCCCGTTGTCTCCAGCTGGCCTCTTCTCTATCGTCTCTCGGTGTCGGCAAGGGCCACGTCGTCTCCGTCGTCGCCCCCAACATCCCCGCCATGTACGAGCTCCAGTTCGCCGTTCCTTTCACCGGTGCCATCCTCAACAACATCAACACTCGCCTTGACGTGCGGACTGTCTCCGTACTCTTACAGCACAGCCAATCCAAGCTCATCTTCGTCGATCATCAATCACGCTCTCTCGTTCTAAACGCTGTCGCTTTGTTCCAGTCGAACGTCAAGCCGCCTTCTCTCGTCCTCATCACTGACGAGTATGATGATGCTTCATCTCAAACCGTTGATTCTCATTTCCTTTGCTCCTACCAGAGCCTGGTGGCCAACGGAGATCCCGGCTTTAAGTGGGTCCGGCCGGAGAGGGAGTGGGACCCGCTGGTGTTAAACTACACTTCAGGTACAACTTCATCTCCTAAAGGCGTCGTTCATTGTCACCGTGGAATCTTCATCGTCACCGTTGATTCTTTAACTGACTGGTCCGTACCGAAACAGCCAGTGTTCTTATGGACACTGCCCATGTTTCACTCCAACGGGTGGTGTTTCCCTTGGGGGATGGCCGCCGTCGGCGGCACCAATATTTGTCTACGAAAATTTAATGCTTCAGTTATTTATGACTCCATTAGAAGACACGGTGTCACTCACATGTGCGGTGCTCCCGTTGTGCTCAACATGCTTTCAAACTCTCCAGCCAATCAACCGCTCAAAAATCCCGTTAACATTCTCACCGGCGGAGCGCCTCCTCCAGCGGCCGTTCTCTTGAGGACGGAATCACTAGGTTTCATTGTAAGTCATGGTTACGGTTTAACGGAGACAGGTGGAATCGTTGTATCATGTGCATGGAAATCTCAATGGAACATTTTGCCAGCTACAGAGCGAGCAAGGTTAAAAGCGAGACAAGGGGTGAGGACAATTGGGTTGACTGAAGTTGACGTGGTTGACCCCCAGTCAGGAGTGAGTGTGACTCGTGACGGGTCAACACTGGGCGAGATCGTCTTGAGAGGCGGCTGCATAATGCTGGGTTATTTAAAAGACCCAATTGGGACCCGTAAATGTTTGAAAGAAAGCGGCTGGTTTTACACCGGAGATGTCGGGGTGATGCACGCCGACGGCTATTTAGAGATAAGAGATCGTTCAAAGGACGTGATAATCAGTGGCGGAGAGAACTTGAGCAGCGTAGAGGTAGAGTCGGTGCTGTACACGCACCCAGCCGTTAATGAAGCGGCGGTGGTGGCTCGGCCAGATGAGTTCTGGGGCGAGACGCCGTGTGCGTTCGTGAGTTTGAAGAGCGATTTGAGCATGAAACCAAcggaaaaagaaataatagagTATTGCAGGAACAGGTTGCCGCACTTCACGGTGCCGAAAACGGTGGTGTTTAAAGAAGAACTGCCGAAGACTTCAACGGGGAAGATTCAGAAGTTTTTGCTGAGGGAAATTGCAAAGGGAATGGGCTCTGGTGGAGTGAGTCGAATGTAG